The following proteins are encoded in a genomic region of Rhinolophus ferrumequinum isolate MPI-CBG mRhiFer1 chromosome 17, mRhiFer1_v1.p, whole genome shotgun sequence:
- the CX3CR1 gene encoding CX3C chemokine receptor 1 isoform X2, whose protein sequence is MPTLESTTEGFQYDESAEVCNLGDIVTFGTAFLSIAYSVVFVFGLFGNLLVVFALTHSQKPKTITDVYLLNLALSDLLFVVTLPFWVHYLISDKGFNNAVCKLTTAFFFIGFFGGIFFITIISIDRYRAIVLAASSMNNRTTQHGVTMSLGVWAAAILVAAPQFMFTKHKENECLGDYPEVLQDIWPVLRNAEANILGFLLPVLIMSYCYFRIMRTLISCKNHKKAKAIKLIFLVVIVFFLFWTPYNVMIFLETLKLYDFFPNCDTKKDLKLALDMTETIAFIHCCLNPFIYAFAGEKFRRYLYHLYRKCLAVLCGGSVQVSFSSSESQRSRRESVLSSSFTHYTSDGETSMPL, encoded by the coding sequence ATGCCCACTCTTGAATCAACTACAGAAGGCTTTCAGTACGACGAGAGTGCAGAAGTTTGTAACCTGGGGGACATTGTGACCTTCGGGACTGCCTTCCTGTCCATAGCGTACtctgttgtctttgtttttggtcTGTTCGGAAATTTGCTGGTGGTATTTGCACTCACCCACAGCCAGAAGCCCAAGACTATCACCGACGTTTACCTCCTGAACCTGGCTTTGTCCGATCTGCTCTTTGTAGTCACCTTGCCCTTCTGGGTTCACTATCTGATAAGTGATAAAGGCTTTAACAACGCTGTGTGCAAACTCACTACCGCCTTCTTCTTCATTGGCTTTTTTGGAGGCATAttcttcatcaccatcatcagcATCGATAGGTACCGGGCCATCGTCCTGGCTGCCAGCTCCATGAACAACCGGACCACGCAGCATGGCGTCACCATGAGCTTAGGCGTctgggcagcagccatcttggtGGCAGCACCCCAGTTCATGTTCACCAAACATAAGGAAAATGAATGCTTGGGGGACTACCCCGAGGTCCTGCAGGATATCTGGCCCGTGCTCCGCAACGCGGAAGCAAATATTCTTGGCTTCTTGCTGCCCGTGCTCATTATGAGTTACTGTTACTTCAGAATCATGCGGACACTGATTTCCTGCAAGAACCACAAGAAAGCTAAAGCCATTAAACTTATCTTTTTGGTGGTCATTGTGTTTTTCCTCTTCTGGACACCTTACAACGTTATGATTTTCTTGGAGACACTCAAACTCTATGACTTCTTTCCCAATTGTGACACGAAAAAGGATCTGAAATTGGCCCTCGATATGACTGAGACAATTGCGTTTATCCATTGTTGCCTCAATCCCTTTATCTATGCATTTGCTGGAGAGAAGTTCAGAAGATATCTTTACCACCTGTATAGGAAATGCCTGGCTGTCCTGTGCGGTGGTTCTGTCCAAGTCAGTTTCTCTTCATCTGAATCACAAAGGAGCAGGCGCGAAAGTGTCCTGAGCAGCAGTTTTACTCACTATACCAGTGATGGCGAGACATCCATGCCTCTCTGA
- the CX3CR1 gene encoding CX3C chemokine receptor 1 isoform X1 — translation MGTEEQALTMPTLESTTEGFQYDESAEVCNLGDIVTFGTAFLSIAYSVVFVFGLFGNLLVVFALTHSQKPKTITDVYLLNLALSDLLFVVTLPFWVHYLISDKGFNNAVCKLTTAFFFIGFFGGIFFITIISIDRYRAIVLAASSMNNRTTQHGVTMSLGVWAAAILVAAPQFMFTKHKENECLGDYPEVLQDIWPVLRNAEANILGFLLPVLIMSYCYFRIMRTLISCKNHKKAKAIKLIFLVVIVFFLFWTPYNVMIFLETLKLYDFFPNCDTKKDLKLALDMTETIAFIHCCLNPFIYAFAGEKFRRYLYHLYRKCLAVLCGGSVQVSFSSSESQRSRRESVLSSSFTHYTSDGETSMPL, via the exons ATGGGGACTGAGGAGCAG GCCCTCACCATGCCCACTCTTGAATCAACTACAGAAGGCTTTCAGTACGACGAGAGTGCAGAAGTTTGTAACCTGGGGGACATTGTGACCTTCGGGACTGCCTTCCTGTCCATAGCGTACtctgttgtctttgtttttggtcTGTTCGGAAATTTGCTGGTGGTATTTGCACTCACCCACAGCCAGAAGCCCAAGACTATCACCGACGTTTACCTCCTGAACCTGGCTTTGTCCGATCTGCTCTTTGTAGTCACCTTGCCCTTCTGGGTTCACTATCTGATAAGTGATAAAGGCTTTAACAACGCTGTGTGCAAACTCACTACCGCCTTCTTCTTCATTGGCTTTTTTGGAGGCATAttcttcatcaccatcatcagcATCGATAGGTACCGGGCCATCGTCCTGGCTGCCAGCTCCATGAACAACCGGACCACGCAGCATGGCGTCACCATGAGCTTAGGCGTctgggcagcagccatcttggtGGCAGCACCCCAGTTCATGTTCACCAAACATAAGGAAAATGAATGCTTGGGGGACTACCCCGAGGTCCTGCAGGATATCTGGCCCGTGCTCCGCAACGCGGAAGCAAATATTCTTGGCTTCTTGCTGCCCGTGCTCATTATGAGTTACTGTTACTTCAGAATCATGCGGACACTGATTTCCTGCAAGAACCACAAGAAAGCTAAAGCCATTAAACTTATCTTTTTGGTGGTCATTGTGTTTTTCCTCTTCTGGACACCTTACAACGTTATGATTTTCTTGGAGACACTCAAACTCTATGACTTCTTTCCCAATTGTGACACGAAAAAGGATCTGAAATTGGCCCTCGATATGACTGAGACAATTGCGTTTATCCATTGTTGCCTCAATCCCTTTATCTATGCATTTGCTGGAGAGAAGTTCAGAAGATATCTTTACCACCTGTATAGGAAATGCCTGGCTGTCCTGTGCGGTGGTTCTGTCCAAGTCAGTTTCTCTTCATCTGAATCACAAAGGAGCAGGCGCGAAAGTGTCCTGAGCAGCAGTTTTACTCACTATACCAGTGATGGCGAGACATCCATGCCTCTCTGA